GGCCCTTTACATTTCAGTCCTTttaaaaattatctgaaaaactaagtcggtgacataccgtttttccttttttgttgagaATTTCCCTATATTCTTTAACTAATCAGAGAGTATGACATATATGTTATGCACCGGCCTTGGTCgttccgtattgggaaaaactgtgcccgaagtctcgagtacggcccgaggccgcagaccgagggccgtactcgagacagagggcacagtttttcccaatacggaacgaccaaggccggtgaataaaatttttatttatttcttaattctatttttagcaggtaggagaaactattaagaaaaacttgGAGGTGAAGTGAAGCTTGGTTGAGTTTCCTCAGCGTTGTTCTCTTTATCCTCTTcgtttgggtaataaaattcgctttcactgtgatagctttcgtcagaatccattgtttttttaggagaaagttgaacaataacactgctctattgcaaaaaacaattaggccaaattgaaacttcgctcttacaattcgcaacttcactctgcgcttagcgtagttggttaccatgaccgtggtcaggaaaTAGGAAAATAATGCCCGCTCtaggaaccaatcagattgcaggattctcaggatgcTGCCCGCTTACGATCAaacaaatcaatcaaaaaagTTATCTGGTAGAATTTACGGTTACATCGAAAAAGGGCGTTTTACAATTTATAAAAAATTGtgaaagataaatttccccgaaactgttatatttgaagtgccatcgtgaatgatacgtgcatccAAAATATCAAGATAGATCACCAAGTAAAATTGCgagataaagacaattttttttcccacaggttttatttccggtcCGGTTTGTGCGATTTTACGCcctattttcacttccggtgcgTTACGCGCGGTACTTTTGATAGAAAATTTTATTCATTCAGGTGACGCGTGTTTCTTACTTATGGCCTGTGTAGGTTACCCGCGTGGGCAgctctttaagttttttttagatctcctgcgagatccggtattcccccAGGGTTAActtatagccaatcatatgtctcCGTTTTCGCGAACGCCGCGAaccattgcgtgggaattcactcagctgtcaacattggtaaaaatggggacatatgattggctttcagttaaccctcgtgggaataccggatctcgcaggagatctaaaaatcaCCTAAGAGGCATTACAACGGGAATAGGGCCAACAtaagggattacctctcttaccttccaACTCtcttataaccacaacttataattttattcaatatggaatcctgatattttactttccagattgcaccagattgcatgtaagagtacccaaatttccaaaattttctgggggggcatgcccccagacccccctagaaagtagcgcctaaggcgctaccgaggcgcgctaacgcgcgctgattagtattcttgttcggcccccactttcaaaaaatgctagatccgcccctggtaGCGATTCGATGTCTGCAATTCCCCGTGATATAAATACTGACTACGATTATCAAAGACAAGAGCCGACTCACTAAAACCTGGTTTACGCGAGACGACAAACTGAACAGACTGcttaatttcacaaaaacatgaACATCTAGGCTCATTTCAACTTGTCTTGTTCCTATATGAGAACTTACTCGATATATGTACTTAACAGGCAAGAAAGTAGCTCAGATTACACATTTTTCAACTGTTTTTGAAAAGATGAGCTTAACGTTTGCCCTTAGTCTTAATCGTTGTATCGCTCCATTATCACTGTAAAACTTATTGTCACAACGTTGGTCTATTCACGTCAAATTGCTGGGGAATAATGGCTAAAAAATTTTCCATAATGTGCATATGATCGCCACCTCTCCATTGCCTCCACATCATCTCGTCCAAGTAAGACTGTAGATCTTTTCTTCTAATGCCTTTCTTCCGTTTCAATCCTAATTTGAGTTGACTCCAGCACGACTCCACTTCTTGGGTGTGCACACCGGTGCGAGGATCCACGAAATTACGGGCATGCACGACAACACGGTGTCTTCGGACGTTAGCAAGGCGGGTGAGACCTCTATACGCGCCCCAGTCGTCTGTATGGACTTCACTGCCAGGCAAAAGACACTGCTCTATGATAGGGCAAAGGGTAGCGGCATCTCTCCTGTCAACTACTGTGAAATACCCTCTGGCAGGACTGTATTCAGCTGTGATGATGCCAAATACCCATGTATCACGAGCAGGCCTCCTTCCCCTGTTGTACTGACAGAAACAATTAAAGAGAAGGTTATGATGCGAACTCGGATGGTGGGTATGGAACCCCATTACATCACAACGTACCGGCGTTTCGGGGCTGGAAGCGGAATGATGAATCATGGATCATAGTTACAAAAAATGTAAGAACCATGAATCTTTGTACTACGGCTCGGGAGAATCAGACAAAATACACGTATGAATGAATTACGTTCGAACCAGGGAATGGAGGATATGGCGTTTCCGAGAGTCctattttcaaaacttttttccgggggagcatgcccctggACTCCCTATATAATTTGTGCATTCCGGGTTGACAGTCCCCTTGTTCCTCCAGTAACCTTGTGCTTAATGTTGAGTTACAAAAAAAATCCATACCTAGACACAATGAATGATGATACCGAATCTGGATGAAGCAGAAGTTTGAACACCAAATGATACGAAACCAGGGTCTGATTACATGGTTTTCGTCCTGGTTAGACGGGCCAAGATCTCAGCAAAAAATTCCATGTAATCGAAATGAAATTTCAGCCCGCGCTAAATAAGGACCGTAAGCACGCGCATCGACTGTGTTTTCGCATCTCAGTAAATTTTCCCACGCAAATTCACTTTTTGCGCCCGGGCTGAGATTTATCATGTAATCGAAACAACATTTCAGCTTGATGGGCGAAGCGAAATTTCGGCCGGGGCTGAAATTCTCCATGGGCCtaagggcctgattacatggcAAGTTCCAGCCCGGCCGGGATGAAATTTCGCCCCACCCAGCGGTCTGAAATGTTGTTGCGATTACATGATGAATCACAGCCCGGGCGCAATACGCACATTTTCGTGCTAAAATTTACTGAGATGCGACAACACAGTCGATGCGCATGCTCACGTTCCTTTTTCAGCCCGGACTGAAATTTCATTTCGATTACATGGACTTTTTGCGGTTTTTTCAGCCCGTTTGGGCGGGCTGAAAATTCTAGCCCAGTTTCAGAGACCGCGCTAGGAATTTCAGCCCGTTACCACTGAGAAAATCATTAAGTCACTACGTGATCAAAAAGTCTTCGCGAATCGTGAATCTGGGAGAAAAATCTTGTAGGAATCATGAATCATTGAGGTAAAAAACGACAGTAATCAAGAATATCAAAATTCAAATAATTCCGCTTCTACACCAGACGa
The Montipora capricornis isolate CH-2021 chromosome 10, ASM3666992v2, whole genome shotgun sequence genome window above contains:
- the LOC138021867 gene encoding uncharacterized protein, yielding MDLNLLIDLERGPRTDLIRWLQMRHLLANPLSCAQCNCATEMKERNDDHIDGFFWRCSGCKKRRSLRTNSFFGEFPKVSLGTLLRVIFSFTQEDSQKRIAENVNLNKNLVSQICRRLQDFCAVDLQYRPVIPFGGAGAIVKCDESKFNHKAKYNRGRRPARDTWVFGIITAEYSPARGYFTVVDRRDAATLCPIIEQCLLPGSEVHTDDWGAYRGLTRLANVRRHRVVVHARNFVDPRTGVHTQEVESCWSQLKLGLKRKKGIRRKDLQSYLDEMMWRQWRGGDHMHIMENFLAIIPQQFDVNRPTL